One stretch of Cellulomonas wangsupingiae DNA includes these proteins:
- a CDS encoding TRAP transporter large permease has protein sequence MDPAALAAVILLAGIVVFLLLGAPISIAVGLSSLAAIVTALGLENGVLTAAQQVFRGINSFPLLAIPFFVLAGVIMNQGGIALRLVNAAKVMVGRMPGSLAQTNVAANALFGAVSGSGVAAAAAIGSTIGPIQKREGYDKSFAAAVNIASAPSGMIIPPSNLMIVYSLVSSASVAALFVAGYIPGAMWAAACMIIVYLYARKRPELKVTERISFRDGARTILAAVPALLLIVVVIGGILAGYFTPTEGSVIAVVYSLVLSFIYKTIRVGQLPTMLMDAARTTAVVMFLVGVSSIMGFVMAFARIPQMASEAIFSVSTNPVVILLLIAVILLILGCFMDPTPAVLIFAPIFLPIVTAMGIDPVHFGIMMVFNLSIGTITPPVGPILFVGAKVADISIEAVIRRLLPFFGALVLVLIMVIFTPALSLWLPTQLGLITP, from the coding sequence ATGGACCCCGCAGCGCTCGCAGCAGTCATCCTGCTCGCCGGCATCGTCGTCTTCCTGCTCCTCGGAGCACCCATCAGCATCGCGGTCGGCCTGTCGTCGCTCGCCGCGATCGTCACCGCGCTCGGTCTCGAGAACGGTGTGCTCACGGCCGCCCAGCAGGTCTTCCGGGGGATCAACTCCTTCCCCCTGCTCGCGATCCCGTTCTTCGTGCTGGCCGGCGTGATCATGAACCAAGGCGGGATCGCGCTCCGGCTCGTCAACGCCGCCAAGGTGATGGTCGGGCGCATGCCCGGCTCGCTGGCCCAGACGAACGTCGCCGCCAACGCGCTGTTCGGCGCGGTGTCCGGCTCGGGTGTCGCGGCAGCCGCCGCGATCGGCTCGACCATCGGCCCGATCCAGAAGCGCGAGGGCTACGACAAGTCCTTCGCGGCGGCGGTCAACATCGCCTCGGCGCCCTCGGGCATGATCATCCCGCCGAGCAACCTCATGATCGTGTACTCGCTCGTCTCGAGCGCCTCGGTCGCCGCGCTGTTCGTCGCGGGCTACATCCCCGGTGCCATGTGGGCCGCGGCCTGCATGATCATCGTGTACCTGTACGCCCGCAAGCGGCCCGAGCTCAAGGTGACCGAGCGGATCAGCTTCCGCGACGGCGCCAGGACGATCCTCGCCGCCGTGCCGGCCCTGCTGCTCATCGTCGTGGTGATCGGCGGCATCCTCGCCGGGTACTTCACGCCGACCGAGGGCTCGGTCATCGCGGTCGTCTACTCGCTCGTGCTGTCGTTCATCTACAAGACGATCAGGGTCGGGCAGCTGCCGACCATGCTCATGGACGCGGCTCGCACGACCGCCGTGGTCATGTTCCTCGTCGGGGTCAGCTCGATCATGGGCTTCGTCATGGCGTTCGCCCGGATCCCGCAGATGGCGTCGGAGGCGATCTTCTCCGTCAGCACCAACCCGGTGGTCATCCTGCTGCTCATCGCGGTCATCCTGCTGATCCTCGGGTGCTTCATGGACCCGACGCCGGCGGTGCTGATCTTCGCGCCGATCTTCCTGCCGATCGTCACGGCCATGGGGATCGACCCCGTCCACTTCGGCATCATGATGGTCTTCAACCTCTCCATCGGGACCATCACGCCACCGGTCGGGCCGATCCTCTTCGTGGGAGCCAAGGTCGCGGACATCTCGATCGAGGCGGTGATCCGGCGCCTGCTGCCCTTCTTCGGCGCGCTGGTGCTCGTCCTGATCATGGTGATCTTCACCCCGGCGCTGTCCCTGTGGCTGCCCACGCAGCTCGGCCTCATCACCCCCTGA
- a CDS encoding TRAP transporter small permease: MTRAKSLLDRLLTWVCVVLFAVLVLDVTWQVFARQVLDQPSTWSEELAKYLFIWLGLFASALVFGERGHIAVDFAVKKLPGKAQVAVAVLVQLSILVFTALVLIWGGLRVVDLAWDQNLTGLPVNVGPLYLALPISGVLIALYTVYHLVRILTGAERAVEDAEPDVL; encoded by the coding sequence ATGACCAGAGCAAAGTCCCTGCTCGACCGGCTGCTGACGTGGGTGTGCGTGGTGCTGTTCGCCGTGCTCGTCCTCGACGTCACGTGGCAGGTCTTCGCCCGACAGGTCCTCGACCAGCCCAGCACGTGGTCCGAGGAGCTCGCCAAGTACCTGTTCATCTGGCTGGGCCTCTTCGCGTCGGCGCTCGTCTTCGGCGAGCGCGGCCACATCGCGGTCGACTTCGCCGTGAAGAAGCTCCCCGGCAAGGCCCAGGTCGCCGTGGCGGTGCTCGTCCAGCTCTCGATCCTCGTCTTCACCGCCCTCGTCCTGATCTGGGGCGGGCTGCGGGTCGTCGACCTGGCGTGGGACCAGAACCTCACCGGCCTGCCGGTGAACGTCGGCCCGCTGTACCTGGCGCTGCCGATCTCCGGGGTGCTCATCGCCCTGTACACCGTCTACCACCTGGTCAGGATCCTCACCGGCGCCGAGCGCGCCGTCGAGGACGCCGAGCCTGACGTCCTGTGA
- the kduI gene encoding 5-dehydro-4-deoxy-D-glucuronate isomerase, translated as MEQRYATSPEQIPGMDTAELRHRYLVPGLFVDDEANAVYTHHDRVVLLGAKPVTGPVALPTFPEIRSEYFFEHREGGIVNVGGTGTVAVDGTSYELTHGSCLYVGRGARDVTFTSADAASPARFYLVSAPAHTAYPTTLVAAGQGNVRELGDPLTSNRRTLNQYIHENGVRSCQVVMGVTTLHPGSMWNTMPAHTHDRRTEAYLYFDVPEDARIVHLLGRPDETRHLVVGNEEAVISPSWSVHSGVGTASYSFVWAMAGENQSFDDMDGFPITDMR; from the coding sequence ATGGAACAGCGCTACGCGACCAGCCCCGAGCAGATCCCGGGCATGGACACCGCCGAGCTCCGCCACCGCTACCTCGTGCCCGGACTGTTCGTCGACGACGAGGCGAACGCGGTCTACACGCACCACGACCGTGTCGTCCTGCTCGGCGCCAAGCCCGTCACGGGACCGGTCGCGCTGCCGACGTTCCCCGAGATCCGCTCCGAGTACTTCTTCGAGCACCGCGAGGGCGGCATCGTCAACGTCGGCGGCACCGGCACCGTCGCGGTCGACGGCACCTCCTACGAGCTCACCCACGGCTCGTGCCTGTACGTCGGGCGCGGTGCCCGTGACGTGACGTTCACGTCGGCCGACGCCGCGAGCCCCGCGCGCTTCTACCTCGTGTCCGCGCCCGCCCACACCGCCTACCCGACGACGCTCGTCGCGGCCGGCCAGGGCAACGTCCGCGAGCTGGGCGACCCGCTGACGTCGAACCGCCGCACGCTCAACCAGTACATCCACGAGAACGGCGTGCGCTCCTGCCAGGTCGTCATGGGCGTGACGACGCTGCACCCGGGCAGCATGTGGAACACCATGCCGGCGCACACGCACGACCGCCGCACGGAGGCCTACCTCTACTTCGACGTCCCCGAGGACGCGCGGATCGTGCACCTGCTCGGACGCCCCGACGAGACCCGGCACCTGGTCGTCGGGAACGAGGAGGCGGTCATCTCCCCGAGCTGGTCCGTCCACTCGGGTGTCGGTACCGCGAGCTACAGCTTCGTGTGGGCCATGGCGGGCGAGAATCAGTCGTTCGACGACATGGACGGCTTCCCCATCACCGACATGCGTTGA
- a CDS encoding IclR family transcriptional regulator yields MARTQPTPPEQDAAGAKTNASEKTLLVLEAALRHPRFTDVVEATGLAKATTHRILSTLVERSFVVVTPDGLYQPGPQILSLAGQALQRLDISAIAEPLVSELVDRVHCTAHVGVANGDEIVYLVRTDSDKPYQMPSRVGHAIPMHSSGIGKVVLAARGDDEIERFVARSGLPQRTERTITQLSALREELARVRERGYAFDLEENVPGIVCVAAPVRDHTGTVKYGVSISTLAVECSPEQLEAHAPAVVETAGQISAALGYTP; encoded by the coding sequence ATGGCACGGACCCAGCCCACGCCCCCGGAGCAGGACGCGGCGGGCGCGAAGACGAACGCGAGCGAGAAGACGCTGCTCGTGCTCGAGGCGGCGCTGCGCCATCCCCGGTTCACGGACGTCGTCGAGGCGACGGGCCTGGCGAAGGCCACGACGCACCGGATCCTGAGCACGCTGGTCGAGCGGAGCTTCGTCGTCGTGACGCCGGACGGGCTGTACCAGCCCGGCCCGCAGATCCTGTCCCTCGCGGGGCAGGCGCTGCAGCGGCTCGACATCTCGGCGATCGCCGAGCCCCTCGTCAGCGAGCTGGTCGACCGGGTCCACTGCACGGCCCACGTCGGGGTCGCGAACGGCGACGAGATCGTCTACCTCGTCCGCACGGACTCCGACAAGCCGTACCAGATGCCGTCGCGGGTCGGTCACGCGATCCCCATGCACTCCTCGGGGATCGGCAAGGTCGTGCTCGCCGCGCGCGGCGACGACGAGATCGAGCGCTTCGTCGCCCGCTCCGGCCTGCCGCAGCGGACCGAGCGCACGATCACGCAGCTCAGCGCGCTGCGTGAGGAGCTGGCGCGGGTCCGCGAGCGCGGGTACGCCTTCGACCTCGAGGAGAACGTCCCCGGGATCGTCTGCGTCGCCGCCCCCGTGCGCGACCACACCGGCACCGTCAAGTACGGCGTCAGCATCTCCACCCTGGCCGTCGAGTGCTCCCCCGAGCAGCTCGAGGCCCACGCCCCGGCGGTCGTCGAGACCGCCGGCCAGATATCGGCGGCCCTGGGCTACACGCCCTGA
- a CDS encoding DUF4862 family protein: MHLTPSSDLPLLGAYAMAPADGAARAQFWAAVADLPIGGLELPLPAPGTPAEPALLAARDDLNLLVTCIPTVMGRLADDPVYGLASGDPDGRRRALDDVRRAADLAATQAAAGAARVAAIQVHSAPGPRGGSRDALLRSLEEIATWDLAGARLLVEHCDALVTGQVPAKGFLTLDDELTVLADLARTDGSGPALAVNWGRSAIEGRSLHTPLEHLRAARDAGLLGALVLSGATDVTTEWGAPWADAHIPPRGDAPALAASADSLLGPDEIAAALALTDPGCLVAVKVAVRPADADVATRIEVARAALAQVTAAGAAR; the protein is encoded by the coding sequence ATGCACCTCACCCCCTCGTCGGACCTGCCCCTGCTCGGGGCGTACGCGATGGCCCCGGCCGACGGCGCCGCACGCGCGCAGTTCTGGGCCGCCGTCGCCGACCTCCCGATCGGCGGCCTCGAGCTGCCGCTGCCCGCGCCCGGCACCCCCGCCGAACCGGCCCTGCTCGCCGCGCGTGACGACCTGAACCTGCTCGTGACCTGCATCCCGACCGTCATGGGCCGCCTCGCGGACGACCCGGTGTACGGCCTGGCCTCGGGGGATCCCGACGGCCGTCGGCGGGCGCTCGACGACGTCCGGCGCGCCGCCGACCTCGCCGCGACGCAGGCCGCCGCCGGGGCCGCGCGGGTCGCCGCGATCCAGGTCCACAGCGCACCCGGCCCCCGCGGCGGGAGCCGCGACGCGCTCCTGCGGTCGCTCGAGGAGATCGCCACGTGGGACCTGGCCGGTGCCCGGCTGCTCGTCGAGCACTGCGACGCCCTCGTCACCGGGCAGGTGCCGGCCAAGGGGTTCCTCACGCTCGACGACGAGCTCACGGTGCTCGCCGACCTCGCCCGCACCGACGGCTCCGGGCCCGCCCTGGCGGTCAACTGGGGCCGCTCGGCCATCGAGGGTCGCAGCCTGCACACCCCGCTCGAGCACCTGCGGGCCGCACGCGACGCCGGCCTGCTCGGGGCGCTCGTGCTCTCGGGCGCCACCGACGTGACGACGGAGTGGGGCGCGCCGTGGGCCGACGCGCACATCCCGCCGCGCGGCGACGCGCCGGCGCTCGCGGCCTCGGCCGACTCGCTGCTCGGGCCCGACGAGATCGCGGCCGCGCTCGCGCTCACCGACCCCGGCTGCCTCGTGGCGGTCAAGGTCGCCGTCCGCCCGGCCGACGCGGACGTCGCCACCCGGATCGAGGTCGCCCGCGCCGCACTCGCGCAGGTGACGGCGGCCGGCGCCGCCCGATGA
- a CDS encoding SDR family oxidoreductase, whose protein sequence is MTTTPTEYAAGLFTLEGRQAVVTGASQGIGLAIAVALASAGADVIGVSYDMPEGDSDARRAIEATGRTFTPLRADFSDRDQVTALAADLGARDVDILVNNGGTIRRVPAAQHPDEDFDHVLDVNLRTTFVLSREVGRRMLERGHGKIVNTASMLSFQGGINVPGYTSSKSAVAGLTKALANEWAGSGVNVNAVAPGYVATANTHDLRQDAARSQAILDRIPAGRWATPEDIAGAVLFLCSSAADYVHGAVLPVDGGWLAR, encoded by the coding sequence ATGACGACGACCCCGACCGAGTACGCGGCGGGCCTGTTCACCCTCGAGGGCCGCCAGGCGGTGGTCACCGGCGCCAGCCAGGGCATCGGCCTGGCGATCGCCGTCGCCCTCGCGTCGGCCGGAGCCGACGTCATCGGTGTCAGCTACGACATGCCCGAGGGGGACAGCGACGCGCGGCGCGCGATCGAGGCCACCGGGCGCACGTTCACGCCGCTGCGCGCGGACTTCTCGGACCGCGACCAGGTCACGGCGCTGGCCGCCGACCTCGGCGCACGCGACGTCGACATCCTCGTCAACAACGGCGGGACGATCCGCCGCGTCCCCGCCGCGCAGCACCCCGACGAGGACTTCGACCACGTGCTCGACGTCAACCTGCGCACGACGTTCGTGCTCTCGCGCGAGGTCGGCCGCCGCATGCTCGAGCGCGGCCACGGCAAGATCGTCAACACCGCGTCGATGCTGAGCTTCCAGGGCGGCATCAACGTGCCCGGCTACACGTCGTCCAAGTCGGCCGTCGCGGGGCTGACGAAGGCGCTCGCCAACGAGTGGGCCGGCTCGGGCGTCAACGTCAACGCCGTCGCCCCCGGGTACGTCGCCACCGCCAACACACACGACCTGCGCCAGGACGCCGCGCGCAGCCAGGCGATCCTCGACCGCATCCCGGCCGGGCGCTGGGCCACGCCGGAGGACATCGCCGGCGCCGTCCTGTTCCTCTGCTCGTCCGCCGCGGACTACGTCCACGGTGCCGTGCTCCCCGTCGACGGCGGGTGGCTCGCGCGATGA
- a CDS encoding NAD(P)-dependent oxidoreductase, whose translation MSATRVGVVGLGTMGAPMAGHVLAAGYPLHVTARRPEATTGLVAAGATAHATARALAAHSDVVLSVLPDLPELVDVLEGPDGLLAGVTGPLVLVVCSTSAPAGVRALATTLDARTDGRVRVVDAPVSGGQEGAAAGTLAVMVGGADDDVARVLPVLGATGTPVHLGPLGSGQVAKACNQVVVAATVTALAEAAVVAERSGLDVGRMLDLLGGGYAASRLLEVKKHRFVAHDHSPSGPARYMVKDLRAALDEARATGTATVLTDVLLEVFTDVTAAGLGDLDTSVVQDWLAARTPRG comes from the coding sequence ATGAGCGCGACCCGCGTCGGCGTCGTCGGCCTCGGCACGATGGGCGCACCGATGGCCGGGCACGTTCTGGCCGCCGGGTACCCCCTGCACGTCACGGCCCGGCGGCCCGAGGCGACCACCGGCCTCGTCGCCGCCGGCGCCACCGCGCACGCCACCGCCCGCGCCCTGGCCGCGCACAGCGACGTCGTCCTGTCCGTGCTGCCCGACCTGCCCGAGCTCGTCGACGTGCTCGAGGGCCCCGACGGGCTGCTCGCCGGCGTCACCGGCCCGCTCGTGCTCGTCGTGTGCTCGACGAGCGCCCCGGCCGGGGTGCGGGCGCTCGCCACCACGCTCGACGCCCGCACCGACGGCCGGGTGCGGGTGGTCGACGCGCCCGTCAGCGGCGGGCAGGAGGGCGCCGCGGCGGGGACGCTCGCGGTCATGGTCGGCGGCGCGGACGACGACGTCGCCCGCGTGCTGCCCGTCCTGGGTGCCACCGGGACGCCCGTCCACCTCGGCCCGCTGGGGTCGGGGCAGGTCGCCAAGGCGTGCAACCAGGTCGTCGTCGCCGCGACCGTCACCGCCCTGGCCGAGGCCGCGGTCGTCGCCGAGCGCTCCGGGCTCGACGTCGGCCGGATGCTCGACCTGCTCGGCGGCGGCTACGCGGCCAGCCGCCTGCTCGAGGTCAAGAAGCACCGGTTCGTGGCGCACGACCACAGCCCGTCGGGCCCGGCGCGCTACATGGTCAAGGACCTGCGCGCCGCGCTCGACGAGGCCCGCGCCACCGGCACCGCGACGGTGCTGACGGACGTGCTGCTCGAGGTGTTCACCGACGTCACCGCGGCCGGCCTCGGCGACCTCGACACGTCCGTCGTGCAGGACTGGCTCGCCGCGCGGACCCCCCGTGGCTGA
- the nhaA gene encoding Na+/H+ antiporter NhaA, producing the protein MTDPTPERRTRVIGPLTPGSLRNLADTLRAENAGAILLLLGAVVALVWANSPWAGGYAALSDTVVGPAALHLDLTVAQWATDGLLAIFFFVVGLELKREMVDGQLRRPSTAIVPILAAVGGMAVPALVYTVVNLQAGGSSEGWAIPVATDIAFAVAVLTVFGKRLPTALRAFLLTLAVVDDLLGIVVIAVFYAVGLQIVWLGVSLLTIAVFAVLVRRRTTAWLLVPLAVLAWTFMHMSGVHATIAGVILGFTVPALARSGETVSRAERLEHVWRPVSAGLAVPVFALFAAGVSMSPSALADAVSDPAAQGVALGLVLGKPVGILLATFLLVRLTKATLDPSVRWPDLAAVSVVAGVGFTVSLLIGELSFDAGSPHGENVKAAILLGSLAAAALGGALLTWRTRVQARRDVTGGQPSASVR; encoded by the coding sequence ATGACCGACCCCACCCCCGAGCGCCGTACCCGCGTGATCGGGCCGCTCACCCCCGGATCGCTGCGCAACCTGGCCGACACGCTGCGTGCCGAGAACGCCGGGGCGATCCTGCTGCTGCTCGGCGCGGTCGTCGCCCTGGTCTGGGCGAACTCCCCGTGGGCGGGCGGCTACGCCGCGCTGAGCGACACGGTCGTCGGGCCGGCGGCGCTGCACCTCGACCTCACGGTCGCGCAGTGGGCCACCGACGGTCTGCTCGCGATCTTCTTCTTCGTGGTCGGCCTCGAGCTCAAGCGCGAGATGGTCGACGGCCAGCTCCGGCGCCCGTCGACCGCGATCGTCCCGATCCTCGCGGCCGTCGGCGGCATGGCCGTGCCCGCGCTGGTGTACACGGTGGTCAACCTGCAGGCCGGCGGCAGCTCCGAGGGCTGGGCCATCCCCGTGGCGACCGACATCGCGTTCGCGGTGGCCGTGCTCACCGTCTTCGGCAAGCGGCTGCCCACGGCGCTGCGCGCGTTCCTGCTGACGCTCGCCGTGGTCGACGACCTGCTCGGCATCGTCGTCATCGCGGTCTTCTACGCCGTCGGCCTGCAGATCGTGTGGCTCGGCGTCTCGCTCCTGACCATCGCCGTGTTCGCGGTGCTCGTGCGGCGCCGCACCACCGCCTGGCTGCTCGTCCCGCTCGCCGTGCTGGCGTGGACCTTCATGCACATGTCCGGCGTGCACGCGACGATCGCGGGCGTCATCCTCGGGTTCACGGTGCCCGCGCTGGCCCGCAGCGGCGAGACGGTCAGCCGCGCCGAGCGCCTCGAGCACGTGTGGCGCCCGGTGTCCGCGGGCCTCGCGGTGCCGGTGTTCGCGCTGTTCGCCGCGGGCGTGAGCATGAGCCCGAGCGCGCTGGCCGACGCGGTGTCGGACCCGGCCGCGCAGGGCGTCGCCCTCGGGCTCGTGCTCGGCAAGCCCGTCGGGATCCTGCTGGCGACGTTCCTGCTGGTGCGGCTGACCAAGGCCACGCTCGACCCGAGCGTGCGGTGGCCCGACCTGGCGGCCGTCAGCGTCGTCGCCGGCGTCGGGTTCACGGTCTCGCTGCTCATCGGCGAGCTGTCGTTCGACGCGGGCTCGCCGCACGGCGAGAACGTCAAGGCCGCCATCCTGCTCGGCTCGCTCGCCGCGGCCGCGCTCGGCGGTGCCCTCCTGACCTGGCGGACCCGGGTCCAGGCCCGCCGGGACGTCACCGGCGGGCAGCCCTCCGCGTCCGTGAGGTGA
- a CDS encoding IclR family transcriptional regulator — protein MAHPDDVAAPRPGADRTASPVEAVDRALRVLEALAAAGPHGAGLADLAAGLDLNKTTVHRTLAALRHRGFASQEPSGRYALGPAATRLAEDYFGDENLPVLLHPALVALSREVDELVHLGVLGGREVVYLDKVEPERPVRVWSAIGRRSPAVTTALGRALLAYRGTDRAALAGYLDTAGVDAEHVWEALERARRDGYATEVEENEAGISCVAVPLLRAGAAVAAVSVTAPVERMTPSRVAGLHAAVARTLPPLLPAGLTLPRP, from the coding sequence ATGGCACACCCGGACGACGTCGCCGCACCCCGGCCCGGTGCGGACCGGACGGCGTCCCCCGTCGAGGCCGTCGACCGCGCGCTGCGTGTCCTCGAGGCGCTCGCGGCGGCCGGCCCGCACGGCGCCGGACTCGCGGACCTCGCGGCCGGGCTGGACCTCAACAAGACGACCGTGCACCGCACGCTGGCGGCGCTGCGCCACCGCGGCTTCGCGTCGCAGGAGCCGTCCGGCCGGTACGCGCTGGGACCCGCCGCGACGCGCCTGGCCGAGGACTACTTCGGCGACGAGAACCTGCCGGTGCTGCTGCACCCGGCGCTCGTGGCGCTGAGCCGTGAGGTCGACGAGCTCGTGCACCTCGGCGTGCTCGGCGGGCGCGAGGTCGTCTACCTCGACAAGGTCGAGCCCGAGCGTCCCGTGCGGGTGTGGTCGGCGATCGGCCGACGCAGCCCTGCGGTGACCACCGCGCTCGGGCGGGCGCTGCTGGCCTACCGCGGGACCGACCGGGCGGCGCTCGCCGGCTACCTCGACACCGCCGGCGTCGACGCCGAGCACGTCTGGGAGGCGCTCGAGCGCGCGCGCCGTGACGGGTACGCGACCGAGGTCGAGGAGAACGAGGCCGGAATCAGCTGCGTCGCGGTCCCCCTGCTGCGCGCGGGCGCGGCCGTCGCGGCGGTCTCGGTCACGGCACCCGTCGAGCGCATGACGCCGTCGCGCGTCGCCGGGCTGCACGCGGCCGTCGCGCGCACGCTGCCTCCCCTGCTGCCCGCGGGGCTCACCCTCCCCCGGCCCTGA
- a CDS encoding TRAP transporter substrate-binding protein, with protein MRRSKAATITALIGASVLALTACSAGTSPVTQDSPSASSDDTAAKPNADTLVMKAAFNQPETHPQYIVLDELGDKLFEATDGAYDIEVFPNETLGAQRETIELVQAGTIEMAYVGGPLLENFNPDFVVFNLPFVFDSPEHQSATTNDPEIVGDLYSSLEDEGIKVVSAFHGGVRSVYNADKPINTPADLAGMKIRVIESDTNIEMMALMGGTGTPMGQGEVYTAIQSGVLEGGENNELIYSNLKHAEVAPFYSYTRHLMFPDYLIISPAVYDAMTPEHQEIFTDLLAEARVEEAKLWKEQVAEGIKAAEAAGATFNEVDTDAFTEAIAPLTQKKLTNDVTRTIFDQVRAAAE; from the coding sequence ATGAGGCGATCCAAGGCCGCCACGATCACGGCCCTCATCGGCGCTTCCGTGCTCGCGCTGACGGCGTGCAGCGCGGGCACCAGCCCGGTCACGCAGGACTCCCCCAGCGCGTCGTCCGACGACACCGCGGCGAAGCCGAACGCGGACACGCTCGTCATGAAGGCCGCGTTCAACCAGCCCGAGACCCACCCGCAGTACATCGTGCTCGACGAGCTGGGCGACAAGCTGTTCGAGGCCACCGACGGCGCGTACGACATCGAGGTCTTCCCCAACGAGACCCTCGGCGCGCAGCGCGAGACCATCGAGCTCGTCCAGGCCGGCACGATCGAGATGGCCTACGTCGGCGGCCCGCTGCTCGAGAACTTCAACCCCGACTTCGTGGTCTTCAACCTGCCGTTCGTCTTCGACTCGCCCGAGCACCAGTCCGCGACGACGAACGACCCCGAGATCGTCGGCGACCTGTACTCGTCCCTCGAGGACGAGGGCATCAAGGTCGTCAGCGCGTTCCACGGCGGCGTCCGGTCCGTCTACAACGCCGACAAGCCGATCAACACGCCGGCCGACCTCGCGGGCATGAAGATCCGCGTCATCGAGTCCGACACGAACATCGAGATGATGGCGCTGATGGGCGGCACGGGCACCCCGATGGGCCAGGGCGAGGTCTACACCGCCATCCAGTCCGGCGTCCTCGAGGGCGGCGAGAACAACGAGCTCATCTACTCGAACCTCAAGCACGCCGAGGTCGCGCCGTTCTACAGCTACACGCGCCACCTCATGTTCCCCGACTACCTGATCATCAGCCCGGCCGTCTACGACGCCATGACGCCCGAGCACCAGGAGATCTTCACCGACCTGCTCGCCGAGGCCCGCGTCGAGGAGGCGAAGCTCTGGAAGGAGCAGGTCGCCGAGGGCATCAAGGCCGCCGAGGCCGCCGGTGCGACGTTCAACGAGGTCGACACGGACGCGTTCACCGAGGCCATCGCCCCGCTGACGCAGAAGAAGCTGACGAACGACGTCACCAGGACGATCTTCGACCAGGTCCGCGCCGCGGCCGAGTGA
- a CDS encoding TrmH family RNA methyltransferase, whose protein sequence is MTPTGGTSDDVPGDRPDEPVGVGPWPGGPAAWPRLPGGGLDPRYDPELLAHGDRRNVVDAYRYWTVEAVVADLDTRRHPFHVAIENWQHDLNIGSVVRTANAFNTAGVHVVGRRRWNRRGAMVTDRYLHVHHHPDAAALATWAAGAGPGGGRLPVVGVDNVPGSVPIETTPLPRACVLLLGQESTGLTPQAQAVCDVVVHITQHGSTRSLNAGAAGAIAMHTWMTTHARS, encoded by the coding sequence GTGACGCCGACCGGCGGGACGTCCGACGACGTGCCCGGCGACCGGCCCGACGAGCCCGTGGGCGTGGGCCCGTGGCCCGGTGGGCCCGCCGCGTGGCCCCGGCTGCCCGGCGGCGGGCTCGACCCCCGGTACGACCCCGAGCTGCTCGCGCACGGCGACCGCCGCAACGTCGTCGACGCCTACCGGTACTGGACCGTCGAGGCGGTGGTCGCCGACCTCGACACCCGCCGCCACCCGTTCCACGTCGCCATCGAGAACTGGCAGCACGACCTCAACATCGGCTCGGTCGTGCGCACCGCCAACGCCTTCAACACCGCCGGCGTGCACGTCGTGGGGCGACGGCGGTGGAACCGGCGGGGCGCGATGGTCACCGACCGGTACCTGCACGTGCACCACCACCCCGACGCGGCCGCGCTCGCGACGTGGGCGGCAGGGGCCGGCCCGGGCGGGGGACGGCTGCCGGTCGTCGGCGTGGACAACGTCCCGGGCTCGGTGCCGATCGAGACGACGCCGCTGCCGCGCGCGTGCGTCCTGCTGCTCGGCCAGGAGTCGACGGGCCTCACCCCGCAGGCGCAGGCGGTGTGCGACGTCGTCGTCCACATCACGCAGCACGGCAGCACGCGGTCCCTCAACGCGGGGGCCGCCGGTGCCATCGCGATGCACACGTGGATGACGACGCACGCACGCTCCTGA